Proteins encoded together in one Hydrogenispora ethanolica window:
- a CDS encoding aspartyl-phosphate phosphatase Spo0E family protein gives MRHRKSTIQPTASNPIDILKQEIAASRRILHDLWNAHGAGDPAVVAASVELDCLINQYHRLKGERADRPDYRELSE, from the coding sequence ATGAGACACCGAAAAAGTACCATCCAACCAACAGCCTCAAACCCGATCGATATCCTAAAACAAGAGATCGCCGCCAGCCGCCGGATACTCCATGATCTCTGGAACGCCCACGGCGCCGGCGATCCCGCAGTCGTGGCCGCCAGTGTGGAGCTGGACTGTTTGATCAACCAGTACCACCGGCTGAAGGGGGAGCGGGCGGACCGGCCGGATTATCGAGAACTTTCAGAATAG